In Entomomonas moraniae, one DNA window encodes the following:
- a CDS encoding peptidylprolyl isomerase: MKIKISKFWGVALMAVTLYSGVTYAQVKNLDRVVAIVDEDVIMQSQLDNRVKEVTATVSKRGGELPPHDVLVKQVLDRLILEDLQVQLARRYGIPADDDEVSAAVIEIAKNNGLTIPQFQMALRKEGLTMNELRTQIRRDMLISRVRQRALSEKIHITDQEVQNFLNSEMGKLQLSEEYYLASILVPVRQGSSYVDVKKAEDKVLAIYKQLQNGADFHRLAMSASGGDRAIDGGDIGWRKAAQLPPPFDQMINGMKVGDFTQPVSTPGGLIILKVMDKRGGSKVLQDEISVRHILLKPTPLRSEAETQKAIERLSQRLSNGEDFAQLAKKFSDDPGSAQRGGSLNWIEPNALVPEFRQVMESTPVGEISKPFQSRYGWHILQVEGRRSTDNTAEYRKQQAMNALYERKYEQELPIWLQQLRDDAYVEIKL; this comes from the coding sequence GTGAAGATCAAAATCTCTAAATTTTGGGGCGTGGCACTTATGGCGGTTACACTTTATAGTGGTGTAACCTATGCCCAAGTAAAAAATCTTGATCGCGTTGTAGCCATCGTTGATGAAGATGTGATTATGCAAAGCCAATTAGATAATCGCGTAAAAGAAGTTACTGCAACGGTTAGTAAACGTGGTGGAGAGCTTCCCCCTCACGATGTATTAGTTAAGCAAGTGCTTGATCGTTTGATTTTGGAGGATTTACAAGTCCAATTGGCGCGTCGTTATGGTATCCCTGCTGATGATGATGAAGTGAGTGCTGCAGTTATTGAAATTGCTAAAAATAATGGTTTAACGATTCCTCAATTCCAGATGGCATTGCGTAAAGAAGGTTTAACCATGAATGAACTGCGTACTCAAATACGCCGTGATATGTTGATCAGTCGGGTTAGACAACGAGCACTTAGTGAGAAAATTCATATCACTGATCAAGAGGTGCAAAACTTTTTGAACTCAGAAATGGGTAAGCTTCAATTATCTGAAGAGTATTATCTAGCCAGTATTTTGGTGCCAGTTCGTCAAGGAAGCTCATATGTTGACGTAAAAAAGGCAGAAGATAAAGTATTGGCTATTTATAAGCAACTTCAAAATGGTGCAGATTTTCATCGTTTAGCTATGTCTGCCTCTGGTGGTGATAGAGCGATTGATGGTGGTGATATCGGCTGGCGTAAAGCGGCTCAATTGCCGCCCCCTTTTGACCAAATGATTAACGGGATGAAAGTAGGTGATTTTACTCAACCTGTGAGCACTCCCGGTGGTTTGATTATTTTAAAGGTGATGGATAAACGAGGCGGCAGTAAAGTTTTACAAGATGAAATTAGTGTCCGCCATATTTTATTAAAACCAACCCCTTTACGTAGTGAAGCAGAAACGCAAAAAGCGATTGAGCGTCTTTCTCAGCGTCTTAGTAATGGTGAAGATTTTGCTCAATTGGCTAAGAAGTTTTCAGATGATCCTGGTTCTGCACAACGTGGTGGTAGTTTAAACTGGATTGAGCCTAATGCCTTAGTTCCTGAGTTCCGCCAAGTGATGGAATCAACACCGGTGGGTGAGATTTCTAAACCTTTCCAAAGCCGTTATGGTTGGCATATTCTACAGGTAGAAGGGCGTCGTTCAACGGATAATACGGCTGAGTATCGTAAACAACAAGCGATGAATGCGCTTTATGAGCGTAAATACGAACAAGAGTTACCTATTTGGTTACAACAGTTACGTGATGATGCTTACGTTGAAATAAAACTGTAG